The following is a genomic window from Chryseobacterium ginsenosidimutans.
GAGATATTTTCGCCTTCAAATGGGGATTCTTGGCAGCTTCAATTGCCATGATCGTAGGAACGGTAACATTCTTTATCCTTAAAAATAAATATGTAGTAACACCGGAAGGCAGACCAATTGGCGGGCTTCCGAAAAACAATACAAGTGAAGATTTTGAAGAAGGAGAAACACAAACTGCAAAATTCTCAGGACAATCTTTAGCAATTACAGGAGGAATATTTGTTATTTTATTCTTTGCCTTTAGGTATTTATTGGTTGGAGAATTCGGATTCAAAGCTGTAGAAATGGGGCAATTAATCAAAGGTATTATCTATCCTTTCATTTATGCAGCCGGTATTTCTTTGGCATTCTTAATTATGAGTTCTGCTGAAAATAAGATTGAAAGACACAGAATTTGGGTAATTTATATCGTATCATTCTTTATCATTTTCTTCTGGGCAGCTTTCGAGCAGGCAGGATCTTCATTAACATTTATTGCAGATAATCAAACTGACAGAAATATTTTCGGATGGAATATGCCTCCTTCAATGGTTCAGATTTTCAACGGAATCTTCGTTGTATTATTGGCTGTTCCTTTCAGTTTATGTTGGGATAAATTAAGAGCAAAAGGAAAAGAACCGGTTTCTCCAATGAAGCAGGCAATTGGTTTGGCGCTAATCGCTTTAAGTTATTTTATCATTGCACACAACGTAAAAGATCTTGGAAATTCAGGGTTATTGGCTATAAAATGGTTGATGCTTTTATATTTCATTCAGACTTGTGGTGAACTTTGTTTATCTCCAATCGGTTTATCATTGGTTGGAAAGTTGGCTCCTAAAAGATTTGCATCATTATTATACGGTGTATTCTTTATTTCTAATGCTGCAGGTTATGCATTGGCAGGTTCATTAGGTGCGCTTATTCCGGCTACAGGCGATAAGTTTGAAAAAGCAGAAAAAATCGGAGTTCATCTTCAGGATGTTTTAGATAAAAAAGTAACATTAACAGCTGATCAGGCTGCAGCTTTTGAAAAGGCTCAATTGCCATTAGCAAACCCAACTTTTGCTGGCTTTGAAATTCATAACTTATTCGAATTCTTCATGGTATTCGTAGTACTTTGTGGTATTGCTGCTGTTATTTTAGCATTAATTTCACCAATTTTAAAGAAAATGATGCACGGTGTCAATTAACTGCATCAATAAAATATAATTAAAACCTCTGCTAAGTCAGAGGTTTTTTTTATTTTCGTGTGTTCTTATCAATTTTTAATAGTTAACGCATTATGTCAATTATTCAATTAATGATAATATAAAACCTTAATTAAAAATTATCATATACAATTATGAGCCTAACTTTAGATGAAATACAAAATTTCAAAGGAAAATACCCTAGACAAATCTGGAGTCTTTTTTTCTCTGAAATGTGGGAACGTTTTTGTTTCTACGGCATGCGCGGAATGTTGGTTTACTTTATGATCTCCCAGCTTAATTTCCACGAAAAAGAAGCCAATCTGCAATATGGTGCAACACAGGCATTCGTCTATGCCTTCACCTTTATTGGTGGTTTATTTGCAGATAAAATTTTAGGTTTCAGAAAATCTCTTTTCTGGGGTGGGCTTTTAATGATCGTCGGAAGTTTGATTCTGGCGTCAGATCCACATAAATTCTTTTTCTTAGGGATTGCATTTACCGTTGTAGGAACAGGATTCTTCAAGCCAAATATTTCATCAATGGTTGGCCAGCTCTATAAACCTAATGATGAAAGAGCTGATGCAGGTTTCTCATTATTCTATGCCGGAATAAACTTAGGTGCATTATTAGGCGGGTATACATGTATTTCAATTGGTAAGTTTGGATACATAGAATTAGGAGCATGGCAATTAGGAAAGGGGCTAATCCCTAAAGACCTTCAATGGAATGTCGCTTTCGGATTAGCTGCTTTTGTAATGGTAATAAGCTTAATTAATTTTATATTCACTCAAAAAAGGCTAGGAACTATTGGTTTACAGCCGGGACATCCTTTAAATGAAGTAAAATCTGCACCCATTCCAAAATGGCAGGAATACGGGGTATACGCTTTATCATTAATTTTCGTTCCGATCATCATGGTAATGGTGGCAAAAACTGAATATACTGATTATTTCATGGCAATAGTTGGTCCAATGACATTGATTTATCTGTTCTATGAAATGACAAAAGTAACGCCTGCAGAACGTAAAAAACTTTGGGCAGCACTGGTTTTTATAATATTTTCTATTATTTTCTGGGGAATTTATGAGCAAAGTGGAGGTTCATTAAGTATTTTCGCGGCAAAAAACTTAAATAAAGATCTTCTAGGTTTAGATCCAAACGGGGTTAATAATTCAGGAGGTGCATTTTTCATCATTTTCTTAGCTCCGATCATTGGTTTACTTTGGATTTGGCTAAACAAAAGAAAAATAGAACCCAATACCATTATCAAATTCGGTTTAGGATTTATTTTCCTTGGTTTGGGTTATTATATTTTATTTGCTACAAGGCTTTTTGCCAATCTTCAAGGTATAACTTCACTTAATTTCTTTACTGTTGCATTATTGGTTATCACTTTGGGCGAGCTTTGCCTCTCTCCTATCGGATTATCAATCATGACAAAACTTTCAACGAAAAACCTTCAGGGAATGATGATGGGAATGTGGTTTCTGGCTTCAGCTTACGGGCAGTACGTTGCAGGGATCATAGGAGCTGGTTTAGCTACCGCAAAAGAAGGCTCTACCAACTATGATGCTTTAATCACTTATACCGATGGATATAAACAATTGGGATTATATGCTGTAATTGCCGGAGTTGTATTAATTTTGATCTCTCCTTTCGTAAAAAAACTGATGCAGGAGGTAAAATAGAAATAAGGAAATGCTTATTTTTACTTAAATATCAAATCATGAAAAAAATCATAAGCATACTCTGTCTGTTTCTATTCACTTTCAGCTTTGCCCAGGTAAAATGGATGACGATTGAAGAAGCATTGAAAGCTCAAAAAGAAAATCCTAAAAAAATCTTAATCGACTTTTATGCAGACTGGTGCGGTCCGTGCAAGATTATGGATAAAAAAACCTATGGACATCAGGTTATTGCTGATATTTTGAATGAAAATTATTATCCTGTAAAATTCAATGCAGAAGAAAAAAATTCCGTTGAAATCTTCGGAAGAACGTTTTCCAACCAAAATACAGAACAGAAAAGAGGAAGGAATTCACTACATGAATTTACACAGTATATGAATGTAGGAGCAGTTCCAAGTACTGTTTTTTTGGATGAAAAAGGCGATCCTTTAACAATTTTACAGGGAGAATTATCTGCCAAAGAGCTGGAACCTTATTTAGAACTTATTTCAAAAAATTTATTTAAAAAAATAAAGACAAGAGAAGAGTGGGAAGATTATCAGAAAAAATTTAAATCAAAAATAAAAGATTAAAAAATCGGCTTTCAGTAATGGAAGCCTTTTTTAATTTCTAATTTTTCCCGAAATTCGTGGCTCCTAAAAAATGACTTTAGAAACCTCTATCGAATACGTCAAAGGAATCGGTCCTGAAAAAGCCAAACTCATCAAAAGTGTGTTGGGGATTTCTACTGTGGAAGATCTTCTGAATTTTTTTCCGCTTCGTTATCTCGACAAAAGCAAGGTTCATAAAATCTCTCAACTTCGAGATGTCACGACTGATGTACAGTTAAAAGGTAAAATCACAAGTATTCAGGAAATACAAACCGGAAAAATAAAACGTCTTTCCGCAAAATTCAATGATGATACAGGAGCGATGGATCTTGTTTGGTTCCAGTATTCGAAATGGCTAAAAGAGCAGCTTCCGATTAATCAGGAAATTTACATTTTCGGGAAGATCAATGTTTTTAATAATCAGTTTTCTATGCCGCATCCTGAAATAGAAATTGAAGAAAAAAAAGACACCGAAAATCGTTTAAAACCTATTTATCCGAGTTCGGAAAAATTAACCAAAAGAGGTTTAAACCAAAGATTTTTTCAAACTGTTTTAAGAAATATCTGCAAAGAAGTCCCAAATCTTCTCCATGAAAATTTTCCGGATTATCTGATGAAAGCCTTTAAATTTTTATCCAGACAGCAAACTTATCTTAATGTACATTTCCCTAAAGATATGGACTATTTTGAGAAGGCAAATTATCGTTTAAAATTTGAAGAATCTTTCTTTTTCCAGCTAGGTTATGCATTAAAAAAGCTTCATCATAAAAGTCATTCGGCAGGAAATCCTTTTCCCGTTGTTGGAGACTTTTTCAATGATTTCTATAACAATCATCTTCCATTTGATTTAACGGGTGCTCAAAAAAAAGTTTTAAAAGAAATTCGTCTGGATATGAAACGACCGATCCAGATGAACCGGCTTTTGCAGGGTGATGTAGGTTCAGGAAAAACGATGGTTGCCCTATTAACAATGCTTATAGCAAAGGATAACGGGTTTCAGAGCTGTCTGATGGCTCCGACGGAAATTCTTGCCCAACAGCATTACAACGGAATCAAAGATTTATTAAAAGATACTGAAGTCAATGTTCGGATTCTAACGGGTTCTACAAAAAAATCTGAACGCAGAATCATTCACGAAGAACTCGAAAATGGTGAACTTTCTATTTTGGTGGGAACTCATGCTATTTTGGAAGATAAAGTGAAGTTTAAGAATCTTGGTTTAGCAATAATTGATGAGCAGCATAGATTTGGCGTGGCACAAAGAGCTAAACTCTGGGTAAAAAATAAAATTCCGCCGCATATTTTGGTAATGACTGCCACTCCTATTCCGAGAACTTTAGCAATGAGCTTTTATTCTGATCTCGACGTTTCTGTGATCGACGAAATGCCGGTTGGAAGAAAACCAATCATTACGGCTCACAGAAGAGAAAAAGACAGAGCCTATGTGTATAATTTCTGCCGTGAAGAAATTCAGAAAGGCAGACAGGTTTATTTTGTTTATCCTTTAATTGAGGAATCTGAAACATTAGATTATAAAAATTTAATGGAAGGACTTGAAAATGTAATGGATAATTTTACACATTACAACGTTACCATGCTTCACGGAAAAATGAAACCCGATGAAAAAGATGCTGCAATGAATTATTTTGCGTCCGGAAAAGCAGAAATTATGGTAGCTACAACGGTAATTGAAGTTGGCGTAAATGTCCCCAATGCTTCGGTAATGGTAATCGAAAGTGCTGAAAGGTTCGGTTTGTCTCAGCTTCATCAGCTTCGTGGCCGTGTTGGTCGTGGTGCGGAACAGAGCTACTGTATTCTGATGACTTCCGACAAATTATCCAGCGACAGCCGAACCCGTATTAAAACAATGGTGGAAACGAATGACGGGTTTAAGATTTCAGAAGTCGATATGCAGCTTCGCGGTCCGGGAGATATTCTGGGAACGCAGCAAAGTGGTGTTGTAGATTTTAAAAGACTCGACCTTGTGAATGATTCAGCAATCATTAAAACAACAAAAAATACGGTAGAAAAGATCCTTGAAGCCGATCCTCTATTATCCAGAACAGATAATCTCATCATTAAAAATTATTATCTGAGAAACTATAACGGAAAAAACAAATGGAGTAAAATTTCATAAAAAAACCGCGAAAAGAATAATCTTCGCGGTCTCCCCTTATAAAACTGTTATTTTTGAAGAAATTACTTTGCTTCATTAAAATAAATTACTTTAATTTTTTTGCTTAATATTTTGTGATCTGGTGTTTTGGTATGAAAATATTTAATAAATATTTGAATTTTAAGCTTAAAACAAAGTAAAAAAAACAAAATGAATTATGTTCCCAACTTTTTTATTATAAAAACTAACTGTGTTTTTTCACCAAAGGATTTATTGAAACGAATAATATCCCAGGCTACTTATTTGAGTTTTCATGATTGTACCGTTTTGTTTAAAGATCTTCTGCGCTTTTTAATTGGAAATGGTATAATTCATTTTGTTTAAATTAACATTGTGATTTTATATAATTTAGTTTCAATCTGAAACAATTATTTCCCTCATTATTGTTTTTTTATATAATAAATTTGTGTTCCTATTTTACATTAATTCTTTACTAAAATCAGTCTATTTCAATGCTAATTATCACTCTTATGTGAATATTGACGTACAAATATAAAACATTAATTTCAATTTCAGAACAGTTAATTACTTTTTTTTCACACTTTCATGATAAAATTATTTTTATTCAGTCCCGAAGTATGATATTGCCAATTAACTGTAATTATTTCTGTCAAAACTTTTTTCATATCTTTATAATTATCAGGCTTTTTCATAAAAATATTAGCTCCTTTTACAAAAATTTCCTCTTCATCATCAGCCGACAAATAATCTGAGTAAATAGCAGTGACCATATGATCAAACTTAAAATCTGATTTAATTTCAACAAGACATTCCAAACTGCTTTTTTGGGGAATATCATAATTCATGAACAAAATTTCCGGAACGATTGCATCGTTGCTGTTCAGGTAAGCCATAAGTTCTTCACCATTATAAAATGTCTGAACTTTGATTTTAATTTTCAAATCCTGAAATATACTTTTAAAAATGATATGGCTGCCTTCATCATGATCTGTCAAAATCACATTGAGATATTCTTTATTCATACTACTTTGCGATATTGATTGTCAAAATGCTGAATTTCTCTTCTCATCATGATAATTTTCTGGAATTGGGAAGGTGTAATTCCCGTTGTATTTTTAAATTGAGTACTCAAATGCGCCACACTGGAATAATTCAGTCGGTGCGCAATTTCTGTAAGGCTCTGCTTTTTGCTGATAATCAGTTCTTTTGCATATTCAATTTTTTGAATAATAATAAAATTTTCTATCGAAGTATAAGTAACTTCAGAAAAAAGATTAGACAGGTAACCGTAGCTGTGATTCAGTTTTCCGGCAATATATATCGAAGCTTTTACAGGAATAATTTCGTCAGAAAAAACCAATTCTATGATTGCATCTTTTATCTTTTGCACTAAAGCCGTTTTGTGGTTTTCTATAATTTCTATCCCGTAGTCTTCTAAGTCTTTCTTAAAAGTTTTATGTTGTTCTTCCGTAAAAGGTTCATAAAATTCCACTTCTCCGAAGTTTAGTAGCCTGTACTTTAAGCCTTGCTCTTTAAGCTTTTCATCCAATACTTTCTTACAAAGCGCATTGAAATCAAATTTTACATACATTTTCATCCTATTATAATGTATTTAATGTTTATGTAAATATAATTTTTATATTTCAATTATTTGTGAAATAGAAAAATAATCTGCCATGTGACCACACAAAAAAATCCTGCATTATTACATACAGGAATTTAAACACTAAGGATGAAAAAATATACCGATAAAAAGCTAAAATAGCTTAAGACCAAGCATATGAATGTATTGTTATTAAGTGATTTGGTTCTATTGCAAAGATGCAGAAAAAAACATATCACAATTTATAGAATTACATTAAAATATTACAGAATTTTAAGTCAATTATTTGTGAATTAATAATTCCATAAGGAAATCATCCATTACATAATTGTTACCAATATCAAAAACACCTTCATCATATACGGTATAGCCTTGCGATTCGTAGAATTTTCTGGCAGAATTATGCTTATTTACATTTAAAATAATTCTTGTATCCCCACTCTCTCCGACTTTTTTATTTAAAAATTCCAACGCTCCCTTTCCGAAGCCTTTTCCTTTACTTTCCGGAACAAGATAAATTCTATGAAGCTTTGTTGTTTTTTCTTCATACCCATTTTCATATCCGATAAAACCTTCAAAAGAATCATTAGCTTCATCTTTAATTAAAAAGTAATGATAATTCGATTTTTTTAAATGATCGGCAATTTCTTCCTGAGAATACATTGTAGTCAACATGTACTCCATTTGTTCGTTGGAAAGTATCTCTGCATAAGCATTTTCCCAAGATCTTCTTGCCAAATCCTGAATCATTGGGATATCACTTTCTGTAGCTTTTATAAACTTCATCTGTTAAAATTTTATGATTAAAAAAAGTGAAAAACTACTGGCTTTCCACTTTATTACTTATCAATTGCTAATTATTAAATTTTTGCCATTTCAGCTTTAATTTTTTCATACAATCCTTCTGAAGCCGGAACTAAAGGAAGTCTTAAATAATTTTTAATAATTCCTTTTTCAGTTAGAATCACTTTAATTCCGCATGGATTTCCTTCCGCAAAAATCAATCTTGTGATTTCAACCAATTTATTGTGAATTTCATACGCTTCTTTCACTTTTCCGTCAAAAGCCAACTGAACCATTGTAGAAAATTCTTTCGGATAACCTTGTCCGATCACAGAAATTACACCGTCTCCACCGGCCAACGTAACAGGAAGTGTAAATTCATCATCTCCGGAAACCAATGAAAAGCCTTCAGGCTTTTTTCTCAAAATATCAAAATACTGAAGAATATTTGGTGCCGCTTCTTTAATTAAAAATAAATTCGGGAATTCATTTGCCAAACGTAACGTCGTTTCTGCTTCAACATTTTGCCCTGTTCTTGAAGGAACGTTATAAATGATAATATTTTTTCCTGTAGAAGCTAGCATTTTATAATGCTGATAAAGCCCTTCCTGATTAGGTTTATTGTAATATGGAGATACCGAAAGTACTGCTTCAAAAGCCGAAAGATCAGTTTCTTCAATTTGTTTTTTAACTTCAAGCGTATTATTTCCCCCAATTCCCAACACCAAAGGCAAGCGTTTACTATTCACCTTAATGATATGATCTACCACCTGTTTCTTCTCCTCATCAGAAAGCGTTGCAGCTTCTGCTGTAGTTCCCAAAACAACTAAATAACTGGTTCCGTTTTCGATATTGTATTCCACAAGTTTTGTTAAACTATCGAAATCAACGGATAAATCTTCATTAAAGGGTGTTACCAACGCAACACCTACTCCTTTTAAAATGCTCATCTGCTAGAATTATTTTTGTCAAATTTAATAATTTACGGTAAGAATTTGTAATAAATAATAATGTTTTATTATACATATAATTATATTTGCATATACTAAAAGATATTATGAAAAATAAATTCTTGTTACTGGGAATTGCTCTGGCTACACTTTCCGCTTGTAAGACGGCTTCTCCGCTGCAGGTGTCGAATGTGCAGACTCAGAAGAATATTTCTATTAATAATGAGCTAAAAAATGATGAGGAGTTTGTAAAAATTATTGAACCTTATAAGCAAAAATTGGATAAAGAGATGAATCAGAAGATCTCCCACACCAATGTAGACCTTACAAAACAGGGTGATAATAGTAATTTGGGCAATCTTTTAGCAGACTATACATTTGATGGAGCTGATGTTTGGGCTAAGGCAAATCTTCAGAAAAATATCGATGCCGCATTGATCAATATCGGAGGAATCCGTACAACAATTGGCAAAGGTGACATTATGTTAAAAAATGTTTTTGAAGTAATGCCTTTCGAAAATGAAGTGATTATTGTAAAAATGAAAGGTTCGGATTTACAGGGGCTTTTTGATTATTATGCAAAAACTCAGGTGAATAATCCTGTTTCTCATTTATACATTGAAACCAATAACGGACAATTAACCAAATCTTTAATCAACGGAAAAGAAGTAAATCCAACACAGGAGTACTACATCGCAACGTCTGATTATCTGGCTTTGGGCGGTGATAATATGAAATTCTTCGCAAAAGGAGAATCAATCTCAACAGGAATTAAATTAAGAGATCTTTTTATTGATTATTTTAAGAAAAATTCTGAAGTATCAGCAGGTACAGATATTCGTTTAAATTTTATCGGTAAGAAGTAATGGATAGAAAAAAGTTTTTAAAAGCAATAGGTAGCGGAACTTTAGCAATGGCTTTAGCTCCGAATATGATGATGGCGGAAGAATTAAAAATTCTTGATTTAAAATCCGCAAACAAACTGACTATTCTTCACACCAACGATCAACACAGCAGAATAGAACCTTTTGACGAAAGTTATACAAAAAATCCTAATCAGGGCGGTTTTGCGAGAAGGGCAAGTTTAATTCAACAAATCAGAAATCAGGAAAGTAATGTTTTGCTTCTTGATTCAGGTGATATTTTTCAGGGAACTCCGTATTTCAACTTTTTCGGAGGTGAACTGGAGTTTAAATTAATGTCCATGATGAAGTATGACGCTTCAACGATGGGAAATCATGATTTTGATAATAGTTTAGAAGGATTTTTAAAGGTTTTGCCAAATGCAAAGTTTCCTTTTATCTGTTCAAATTATGATTTTAAAAATACAATCTTAGACGGAAAAACTTCTCAATACAAGATTTTCAACAAAAACGGAATCAAAGTCGGAATTTTCGGAGTCGGCATTCAGTTAGAAGGATTGGTTGGTAAAAAACAATACGGTGAAACGGTATATTCAGATCCAATTGATGTTGCACAGCACTATTCAAACTTTCTCAAAAACGAACA
Proteins encoded in this region:
- a CDS encoding bifunctional metallophosphatase/5'-nucleotidase — encoded protein: MDRKKFLKAIGSGTLAMALAPNMMMAEELKILDLKSANKLTILHTNDQHSRIEPFDESYTKNPNQGGFARRASLIQQIRNQESNVLLLDSGDIFQGTPYFNFFGGELEFKLMSMMKYDASTMGNHDFDNSLEGFLKVLPNAKFPFICSNYDFKNTILDGKTSQYKIFNKNGIKVGIFGVGIQLEGLVGKKQYGETVYSDPIDVAQHYSNFLKNEQKCDLVICLSHIGYDYKDEPDKVSDKILAAKTENIDIILGGHTHTFLPEPQTFKNRQDKNVLVNQVGWAGLLLGRIDFFFDSNKNVQHISWNNQVIDSSITA
- a CDS encoding GNAT family N-acetyltransferase; this encodes MKFIKATESDIPMIQDLARRSWENAYAEILSNEQMEYMLTTMYSQEEIADHLKKSNYHYFLIKDEANDSFEGFIGYENGYEEKTTKLHRIYLVPESKGKGFGKGALEFLNKKVGESGDTRIILNVNKHNSARKFYESQGYTVYDEGVFDIGNNYVMDDFLMELLIHK
- the recG gene encoding ATP-dependent DNA helicase RecG; amino-acid sequence: MTLETSIEYVKGIGPEKAKLIKSVLGISTVEDLLNFFPLRYLDKSKVHKISQLRDVTTDVQLKGKITSIQEIQTGKIKRLSAKFNDDTGAMDLVWFQYSKWLKEQLPINQEIYIFGKINVFNNQFSMPHPEIEIEEKKDTENRLKPIYPSSEKLTKRGLNQRFFQTVLRNICKEVPNLLHENFPDYLMKAFKFLSRQQTYLNVHFPKDMDYFEKANYRLKFEESFFFQLGYALKKLHHKSHSAGNPFPVVGDFFNDFYNNHLPFDLTGAQKKVLKEIRLDMKRPIQMNRLLQGDVGSGKTMVALLTMLIAKDNGFQSCLMAPTEILAQQHYNGIKDLLKDTEVNVRILTGSTKKSERRIIHEELENGELSILVGTHAILEDKVKFKNLGLAIIDEQHRFGVAQRAKLWVKNKIPPHILVMTATPIPRTLAMSFYSDLDVSVIDEMPVGRKPIITAHRREKDRAYVYNFCREEIQKGRQVYFVYPLIEESETLDYKNLMEGLENVMDNFTHYNVTMLHGKMKPDEKDAAMNYFASGKAEIMVATTVIEVGVNVPNASVMVIESAERFGLSQLHQLRGRVGRGAEQSYCILMTSDKLSSDSRTRIKTMVETNDGFKISEVDMQLRGPGDILGTQQSGVVDFKRLDLVNDSAIIKTTKNTVEKILEADPLLSRTDNLIIKNYYLRNYNGKNKWSKIS
- the dapA gene encoding 4-hydroxy-tetrahydrodipicolinate synthase; this encodes MSILKGVGVALVTPFNEDLSVDFDSLTKLVEYNIENGTSYLVVLGTTAEAATLSDEEKKQVVDHIIKVNSKRLPLVLGIGGNNTLEVKKQIEETDLSAFEAVLSVSPYYNKPNQEGLYQHYKMLASTGKNIIIYNVPSRTGQNVEAETTLRLANEFPNLFLIKEAAPNILQYFDILRKKPEGFSLVSGDDEFTLPVTLAGGDGVISVIGQGYPKEFSTMVQLAFDGKVKEAYEIHNKLVEITRLIFAEGNPCGIKVILTEKGIIKNYLRLPLVPASEGLYEKIKAEMAKI
- a CDS encoding response regulator; this encodes MNKEYLNVILTDHDEGSHIIFKSIFQDLKIKIKVQTFYNGEELMAYLNSNDAIVPEILFMNYDIPQKSSLECLVEIKSDFKFDHMVTAIYSDYLSADDEEEIFVKGANIFMKKPDNYKDMKKVLTEIITVNWQYHTSGLNKNNFIMKV
- a CDS encoding peptide MFS transporter translates to MDNIEALSPKPDEFVENKGSRHPKGLWVLFGTEMWERFNFYGMRALLTLFMVNSLLIKEADAAIIYGGFLALCYLTPLLGGFIADKYIGNRNAILIGGSLMAIGQFLLFISASSFSADLGSAKMVMWGALFVIIFGNGFFKPNISSMVGSLYPKQEKSKLDSAFTIFYMGINIGAFLGQFICPYLGDVKDATTGVRDIFAFKWGFLAASIAMIVGTVTFFILKNKYVVTPEGRPIGGLPKNNTSEDFEEGETQTAKFSGQSLAITGGIFVILFFAFRYLLVGEFGFKAVEMGQLIKGIIYPFIYAAGISLAFLIMSSAENKIERHRIWVIYIVSFFIIFFWAAFEQAGSSLTFIADNQTDRNIFGWNMPPSMVQIFNGIFVVLLAVPFSLCWDKLRAKGKEPVSPMKQAIGLALIALSYFIIAHNVKDLGNSGLLAIKWLMLLYFIQTCGELCLSPIGLSLVGKLAPKRFASLLYGVFFISNAAGYALAGSLGALIPATGDKFEKAEKIGVHLQDVLDKKVTLTADQAAAFEKAQLPLANPTFAGFEIHNLFEFFMVFVVLCGIAAVILALISPILKKMMHGVN
- a CDS encoding thioredoxin family protein, yielding MKKIISILCLFLFTFSFAQVKWMTIEEALKAQKENPKKILIDFYADWCGPCKIMDKKTYGHQVIADILNENYYPVKFNAEEKNSVEIFGRTFSNQNTEQKRGRNSLHEFTQYMNVGAVPSTVFLDEKGDPLTILQGELSAKELEPYLELISKNLFKKIKTREEWEDYQKKFKSKIKD
- a CDS encoding 5'-nucleotidase C-terminal domain-containing protein produces the protein MKNKFLLLGIALATLSACKTASPLQVSNVQTQKNISINNELKNDEEFVKIIEPYKQKLDKEMNQKISHTNVDLTKQGDNSNLGNLLADYTFDGADVWAKANLQKNIDAALINIGGIRTTIGKGDIMLKNVFEVMPFENEVIIVKMKGSDLQGLFDYYAKTQVNNPVSHLYIETNNGQLTKSLINGKEVNPTQEYYIATSDYLALGGDNMKFFAKGESISTGIKLRDLFIDYFKKNSEVSAGTDIRLNFIGKK
- a CDS encoding peptide MFS transporter, which translates into the protein MSLTLDEIQNFKGKYPRQIWSLFFSEMWERFCFYGMRGMLVYFMISQLNFHEKEANLQYGATQAFVYAFTFIGGLFADKILGFRKSLFWGGLLMIVGSLILASDPHKFFFLGIAFTVVGTGFFKPNISSMVGQLYKPNDERADAGFSLFYAGINLGALLGGYTCISIGKFGYIELGAWQLGKGLIPKDLQWNVAFGLAAFVMVISLINFIFTQKRLGTIGLQPGHPLNEVKSAPIPKWQEYGVYALSLIFVPIIMVMVAKTEYTDYFMAIVGPMTLIYLFYEMTKVTPAERKKLWAALVFIIFSIIFWGIYEQSGGSLSIFAAKNLNKDLLGLDPNGVNNSGGAFFIIFLAPIIGLLWIWLNKRKIEPNTIIKFGLGFIFLGLGYYILFATRLFANLQGITSLNFFTVALLVITLGELCLSPIGLSIMTKLSTKNLQGMMMGMWFLASAYGQYVAGIIGAGLATAKEGSTNYDALITYTDGYKQLGLYAVIAGVVLILISPFVKKLMQEVK
- a CDS encoding helix-turn-helix domain-containing protein, with the translated sequence MKMYVKFDFNALCKKVLDEKLKEQGLKYRLLNFGEVEFYEPFTEEQHKTFKKDLEDYGIEIIENHKTALVQKIKDAIIELVFSDEIIPVKASIYIAGKLNHSYGYLSNLFSEVTYTSIENFIIIQKIEYAKELIISKKQSLTEIAHRLNYSSVAHLSTQFKNTTGITPSQFQKIIMMRREIQHFDNQYRKVV